One region of Peribacillus simplex genomic DNA includes:
- the acnA gene encoding aconitate hydratase AcnA, with product MTKNDVYQARKSFEIEGERYNYYSLDAIEKAGDGQVSRLPYSIKVLLEAVLRQVDGRVITKEHVANLAKWGTSEQQDIDVPFKPSRVILQDFTGVPVVVDLASLRNAFAALGGDPDKINPEIPVDLVIDHSVQVDKAGTIDSLDANMDLEFERNAERYQFLSWAQKSFNNYRAVPPATGIVHQVNLEYLANVVHAVESPNGDFEVFPDSVFGTDSHTTMINGIGVLGWGVGGIEAEAGMLGQPSYFPVPKVVGVKLTGQLPKGTTATDLALKVTQVLRAHGVVGKFVEFYGPGVGYLPLADRATIANMAPEYGATVGFFPVDAEAIDYMRLTGRDEKQIKVVESYCKENGLFYSPENEDPAYNDVVEIDLSAIEPNLSGPKRPQDLIPLSQMKQSFHDAINAPMGNQGFGMDNSELDKEVTVKFADGKEAVMKTGAIAIAAITSCTNTSNPYVMLGAGLIAKKAVEKGLTVPDYVKTSLAPGSKVVTGYLRDAGLQPYLDQLGFNVVGYGCTTCIGNSGPLADEIEAAVAEADLLVTSVLSGNRNFEGRIHPLVKANYLASPTLVVAYALAGTVDFDLNNDSLGKDKDGNDVYLADIWPSQEEVNAAVKATVTPELFRKEYETVFNDNKRWNEIKTSNEAIYAFDSKSTYIQNPPFFEGLSPEPGSVNPLSGLRVVGKFGDSVTTDHISPAGAIGKDTPAGIYLRENGVKPRDFNSYGSRRGNHEAMMRGTFANIRIRNQVAPGTEGGYTTYWPTGDVMAIYDACMKYKADGTGLAVIAGKDYGMGSSRDWAAKGTNLLGIKTVIAESFERIHRSNLALMGVLPLQFKEGENAETLGLTGKEAIAVKIDETVKPRDIVTVTATDEAGNVKEFDVLVRFDSEIEIDYYRHGGILQMVLRNKLKG from the coding sequence ATGACGAAAAATGACGTATACCAAGCGCGTAAATCCTTTGAAATTGAAGGGGAACGCTACAACTACTACAGCCTAGACGCTATTGAAAAAGCAGGGGACGGCCAAGTTTCACGCCTTCCATATTCCATTAAAGTCCTACTTGAAGCAGTACTTCGCCAAGTAGACGGAAGAGTAATCACAAAAGAACACGTTGCGAACCTTGCTAAGTGGGGAACAAGTGAGCAGCAAGATATAGATGTTCCGTTCAAGCCTTCACGTGTTATCCTACAAGATTTCACTGGTGTTCCAGTTGTTGTAGATTTAGCTTCTCTACGTAATGCATTCGCTGCACTTGGTGGAGATCCTGATAAAATCAACCCGGAAATTCCAGTTGACCTTGTAATCGACCACTCTGTACAAGTTGATAAAGCAGGTACAATTGATTCTCTTGATGCCAATATGGATCTTGAATTCGAACGTAATGCAGAACGTTACCAGTTCCTAAGCTGGGCTCAAAAATCATTCAATAACTACCGTGCGGTTCCACCAGCAACTGGTATCGTTCACCAAGTTAACCTTGAGTACCTTGCGAACGTAGTACATGCGGTTGAATCTCCAAACGGCGACTTTGAAGTATTCCCTGACTCTGTATTCGGTACGGATTCACATACTACTATGATCAACGGTATTGGTGTTCTTGGTTGGGGTGTCGGCGGTATTGAAGCAGAAGCAGGTATGCTTGGACAGCCTTCATACTTCCCAGTACCAAAAGTGGTTGGTGTGAAACTAACTGGTCAACTTCCTAAAGGAACAACAGCTACTGACCTTGCATTGAAAGTAACCCAAGTTCTTCGTGCACACGGCGTAGTTGGTAAATTTGTTGAGTTCTACGGCCCTGGAGTAGGATATCTTCCACTTGCTGACCGTGCAACAATTGCTAACATGGCTCCTGAATACGGTGCTACAGTCGGTTTCTTCCCAGTTGATGCAGAAGCTATCGATTACATGCGCTTAACAGGCCGCGATGAAAAACAAATTAAAGTTGTTGAATCTTACTGCAAAGAAAATGGATTGTTCTACTCTCCTGAAAACGAAGATCCAGCTTACAATGATGTTGTGGAAATCGACCTTTCAGCAATTGAACCAAACCTTTCAGGCCCTAAACGCCCGCAAGATTTGATTCCACTTTCTCAAATGAAACAATCTTTCCATGATGCTATCAATGCACCTATGGGTAACCAAGGTTTCGGCATGGACAATTCTGAATTGGATAAAGAAGTAACTGTTAAATTTGCCGATGGTAAAGAAGCGGTAATGAAAACAGGTGCGATTGCAATTGCTGCAATCACAAGCTGTACGAACACTTCTAACCCATACGTAATGCTTGGAGCAGGTCTTATTGCTAAAAAAGCAGTTGAAAAAGGATTGACTGTTCCGGATTATGTAAAAACATCATTGGCACCAGGTTCTAAAGTTGTTACTGGTTACCTTCGTGATGCAGGTCTTCAACCATACCTTGATCAATTAGGGTTCAACGTAGTTGGATATGGCTGTACAACATGTATCGGTAACTCAGGTCCATTAGCGGACGAAATCGAAGCAGCGGTTGCTGAAGCAGATCTTCTAGTAACTTCAGTACTTTCTGGTAACCGTAACTTTGAAGGTCGTATTCATCCACTAGTGAAAGCAAACTACCTTGCTTCACCTACTTTGGTTGTGGCATATGCTCTTGCTGGAACTGTGGACTTTGATCTAAACAATGATTCACTTGGTAAAGATAAAGATGGCAACGATGTATATCTTGCTGATATCTGGCCATCACAAGAAGAAGTTAACGCTGCTGTTAAAGCAACAGTTACACCGGAATTATTCCGTAAAGAATACGAAACAGTATTCAACGATAACAAACGTTGGAATGAAATCAAAACAAGCAACGAAGCAATTTACGCTTTCGATTCTAAATCAACATACATTCAAAATCCTCCATTCTTTGAAGGATTATCACCAGAACCAGGTTCAGTTAACCCACTTTCTGGCTTGCGCGTAGTTGGTAAATTCGGTGACTCAGTAACAACTGACCACATTTCTCCTGCAGGTGCAATCGGTAAAGATACACCAGCTGGTATCTACCTTCGTGAAAATGGTGTGAAACCACGTGACTTTAACTCTTACGGTTCTCGTCGTGGTAACCATGAAGCAATGATGCGTGGAACATTCGCAAACATTCGTATCCGTAACCAAGTTGCTCCAGGTACAGAAGGTGGTTACACTACTTACTGGCCAACAGGCGATGTAATGGCTATCTATGATGCTTGTATGAAATACAAAGCTGATGGAACAGGTCTTGCTGTCATTGCTGGTAAAGACTACGGTATGGGAAGCTCTCGTGACTGGGCTGCAAAAGGTACTAACCTTCTTGGCATTAAAACAGTTATCGCTGAAAGCTTCGAGCGTATTCACCGTTCTAACCTTGCGTTAATGGGTGTTCTTCCTCTTCAATTCAAAGAAGGCGAAAACGCTGAAACACTAGGATTAACTGGAAAAGAAGCGATTGCTGTTAAAATCGACGAAACAGTTAAACCACGTGATATCGTAACAGTTACAGCTACTGATGAAGCTGGAAACGTAAAAGAATTTGATGTACTTGTTCGTTTCGACTCTGAAATCGAAATCGACTACTACCGTCACGGTGGTATCCTTCAAATGGTATTACGTAATAAATTAAAAGGCTAA
- a CDS encoding TlpA disulfide reductase family protein: protein MIKKIIASVVLLSLITIAIVQAMDNEPKGKDEKDSLGGLKIGAKAPDFNLKTLDGKQVELSDYKGKKVMLNFWATWCPPCKKEMPDMEKYTQQAGDDVVVLAVNIDPENDVKSFVNNNGITFTIPLDSQSAKNPVNDLYNISFIPTTYFIDKKGIIRNKVISPMQLTDMERNINSMQ from the coding sequence ATGATTAAAAAGATTATTGCTTCGGTGGTCTTACTGTCACTTATTACGATAGCAATCGTGCAGGCGATGGATAATGAACCGAAGGGAAAAGACGAAAAAGATTCATTGGGCGGATTGAAAATTGGAGCTAAAGCACCGGATTTCAACCTGAAAACTTTGGATGGGAAACAGGTTGAATTATCGGATTATAAGGGAAAAAAGGTAATGCTGAATTTTTGGGCAACGTGGTGTCCGCCTTGTAAAAAGGAAATGCCGGATATGGAGAAATATACACAACAGGCTGGTGATGATGTCGTCGTTCTAGCTGTCAATATTGACCCGGAAAATGATGTGAAGTCCTTTGTAAATAATAATGGAATTACTTTTACCATACCCTTGGACAGTCAAAGTGCAAAAAATCCAGTGAATGATCTTTACAATATTTCTTTTATTCCAACAACGTACTTCATCGACAAAAAAGGCATTATCAGGAATAAGGTAATATCACCCATGCAACTTACAGATATGGAACGAAACATTAATAGCATGCAGTAG
- a CDS encoding FbpB family small basic protein produces the protein MKKRKRTFEELIKENKKELLMDVKQMERLEERLEKKHMQKAE, from the coding sequence ATGAAAAAAAGAAAAAGGACATTTGAAGAATTAATTAAAGAAAACAAAAAGGAATTATTGATGGACGTTAAACAAATGGAAAGACTTGAGGAACGTCTGGAAAAAAAACATATGCAAAAGGCTGAATAG
- a CDS encoding acid-soluble spore protein N, with the protein MGNPKKDSKHFRPSHQGTQPIAAGGNNGKKMQDKSGKHAQVIQTKGE; encoded by the coding sequence ATGGGTAATCCAAAAAAAGATTCCAAACACTTTAGACCGAGCCATCAAGGGACACAACCGATAGCAGCGGGTGGGAATAACGGTAAGAAAATGCAGGACAAATCCGGCAAACATGCTCAGGTCATTCAAACTAAAGGCGAGTAA
- the tlp gene encoding small acid-soluble spore protein Tlp, which yields MGSYKHNQDNRLDNVEKIQDAIQNTEENINAANETLSFSSEVEKMSIKAKNDRRRKSIEGMKEEMQDEQEARESGYNNDNI from the coding sequence ATGGGCTCATATAAACACAATCAGGATAACCGTTTGGATAATGTTGAAAAAATTCAGGATGCAATTCAAAATACAGAAGAAAACATAAACGCTGCAAATGAAACGTTATCATTTTCTTCAGAGGTGGAAAAAATGTCAATTAAGGCCAAAAATGACCGAAGAAGAAAGAGCATCGAGGGAATGAAGGAAGAAATGCAAGATGAACAAGAAGCACGGGAAAGCGGTTATAATAACGATAATATTTAA
- a CDS encoding acyl-CoA thioesterase yields MFIAENEIEVRYAETDQMGVVYHANYFIWMELGRTKLINDLGFYYADMEADGILSPVMDIQASYKTPVRYGDKVKVKTWIEKYDGLRVIYGYEIVNEKNEVAATGHSSHVCVKKETFRPISIKRMFPDWHEAYEKNKKQDELV; encoded by the coding sequence ATGTTCATAGCTGAAAACGAAATTGAAGTGCGGTATGCAGAGACGGATCAAATGGGTGTCGTTTACCATGCGAATTATTTTATCTGGATGGAACTAGGCAGGACAAAATTGATAAATGATTTAGGATTTTATTATGCTGATATGGAGGCGGATGGCATCCTCTCACCTGTTATGGATATTCAGGCTTCGTATAAAACCCCTGTTAGATATGGTGATAAGGTAAAGGTTAAAACCTGGATTGAAAAATATGACGGCTTACGGGTCATTTATGGATATGAGATCGTAAATGAGAAAAATGAAGTGGCGGCTACAGGTCATTCTTCTCACGTTTGCGTTAAAAAGGAGACCTTCCGCCCGATATCCATTAAACGGATGTTTCCTGATTGGCATGAGGCCTATGAGAAAAATAAAAAGCAGGATGAATTGGTTTAA
- a CDS encoding HesB/YadR/YfhF family protein has protein sequence MKLTISDQAAKWYIDELGLQEGSHLRFYVRYGGHSSVQSGFSLGIMKEEPETAAAVTTMNEINFYVEEKDLWYFDGHDLLITFNEKLTEPEFHYEKSA, from the coding sequence ATGAAACTGACCATTTCCGATCAAGCAGCTAAGTGGTATATTGATGAGCTGGGGCTTCAAGAAGGCTCTCATTTGCGCTTTTATGTAAGATATGGCGGGCATAGTTCCGTCCAAAGCGGCTTTTCATTAGGTATCATGAAAGAAGAACCTGAAACTGCAGCAGCCGTAACAACTATGAATGAGATTAATTTTTATGTAGAAGAAAAAGATTTATGGTACTTTGATGGTCACGATTTACTTATTACTTTTAATGAAAAACTGACTGAACCTGAATTTCACTATGAAAAGAGTGCTTGA
- a CDS encoding YycC family protein, with amino-acid sequence MKPLQISPETALKLSKSLNLPLEQIMHMPTPVLLRKLAEAEAQENTK; translated from the coding sequence ATGAAGCCATTGCAAATATCACCGGAAACCGCATTAAAGTTATCCAAGTCCCTAAACTTGCCTTTAGAGCAAATCATGCATATGCCTACACCCGTCTTGCTGAGAAAGCTTGCCGAGGCTGAAGCACAAGAAAATACAAAATAG